Part of the Niallia alba genome is shown below.
GCCGTATTACGCGGTCTAAATAAGTTATGGGATTTAGGGTTAACATTGGATGAATTGGCCGTCATTGGAGCTGAAATAGGGTCTGATGTGTCTTTTTGCGTATACGGAGGGACGGCACTAGCAACTGGAAGAGGGGAAATCATTAAAGAATTGCCTGCGCCGCCAGTTTGTTGGGTGATATTGGCGAAACCATTTATCGGTGTATCAACAGCAGATATTTATAAAAGACTAGATGTAGAGACAATTGAGCATCCCAATACGGAGAAAATGATTGAGTCCATTTCATCAAAGGATTATGATTTGATGTGTGAAAACGTCGGGAATGTACTAGAAAATGTCACTTTATCCTTATATCCCGAGGTCGCTCAAATTAAAGAACAAATATGTAAGTTTGGGGCAGATGCCGTTCTTATGAGCGGGAGTGGTCCCACTGTTTTTGGATTAATTCAACATGATTCAAGAATGAACCGCGTTTACAATGGATTAAGAGGGTTTTGTGATCAAGTGTTTGCTGTCCGAATGATTGGACATCGACATACTCTTGATTAAATCCGTATAATAATGTAAAATTGTCCTTAAATATTCGGGTTTTGGGGGTTCGGTTATGAAGTTTCGTCGTAGTGAGCGTTTAATAGACATGACGAATTACTTGCTGGAGCATCCTAGGCAGTTAGTATCTCTTTCTTATTTTGCAGAAAAGTACGGCTCAGCCAAGTCTTCCATAAGTGAGGATTTGGCTATTATTAAAGAAACATTTGAGCAAAGAGGAATTGGTACCTTGCATACATTGCCAGGAGCAGCCGGTGGAGTAAAATATCAAGTAAGAGTCAGTGAAGAGGAAGCTAAACCATTTGTAGAAGAGCTTTGTGATTTGATTAAAAGTCCAGAAAGGCTTTTACCAGGTGGATACCTCTATATGAATGATATACTGGGAAATACGGCTATCGTTCAAAAAGTTGGAAAACTTTTTGCATCAGCTTTTGCTGATACTGACATAGATGTAGTGATGACAGTTGCTACAAAGGGAATTCCTTTAGCATATGCAGTAGGAACTTATTTAAATGTTCCTGTGGTTATGGTTAGAAGAGATAGCAAAGTAACAGAAGGTTCTACTGTGAGTATCAATTATGTTTCTGGTTCAACTAAAAGAATCCAAACGATGCTACTGTCTAAAAGAAGTTTAGAAGATGGTTCCAAAGTTTTAATTGTGGATGACTTTATGAAGGCTGGCGGTACGATCAATGGCATGATTAGTCTATTAGAGGAATTCAATGCAAGTGTTGCGGGAATAGCAGTATTAGTGGAAGCTGAAGAGGCTGAGGAAAGATTAGTAGATGATTATTTATCACTAGTCAAATTATCAGGTGTTGATGTAAAAGAAAAGAAAATTTCTGTGGAAAATGGTAATTATTTTGACAAAAAGTAGACCTTAGGGGGAAATGATAAATGAAAGTTGTTCAAACAAGCAATGCACCAGCAGCTATCGGACCGTATTCTCAAGGAATTATTGTAAATAATCTATTTTTCAGTTCTGGACAAATTCCTTTAACTGCAGAAGGTACCTTAGTAGAAGGGGACGTTCAAACACAGACACACCAAGTGTTTAAGAATTTAGCAGCAGTTTTAGAAGAGGCTGGTGCATCCTTTGAAACAGTGGTGAAAGCAACTGTATTTATTAAAAATATGGAAGACTTCCAAGCGATCAATGAAGTATATGGGGAGTATTTCTCTACTCATAAACCTGCTCGTTCTTGTGTGGAAGTAGCTAGACTTCCTAAAGATGTATTAGTAGAAATCGAAGTAATTGCTCTTTGTAAATAAGTTACTTACAGAAAAAGGAAGATAGTCGAAGGTAAAGTGGAAAAATAGAGGAATTTATCACTTTTCGGCATATTTTCTTTATTTTATCCTAAATATTCTAAAAAATTTCACCTTTTAAGAAGGAGTTATGAAAATTCTGTTGAATTTAATAACTAGATTTTATCTTCTAGTAAAGGTGGTGAACAGGATGGAAGTAACTGATGTAAGGCTACGCCGAGTTAATACGGATGGACGAATGAGAGCTATTGCCTCTATTACACTAGATAATGAATTTGTTGTTCACGATATTAGGGTAATTGACGGAAATAATGGATTATTTGTAGCGATGCCAAGTAAACGAACACCGGATGGTGAATTTAGGGATATCGCGCATCCAATTAACTCTGGTACAAGAGGAAAAATCCAGGAAGCAGTTTTGGCAGAATACCACCGCCTGGGTGAATTAGAAATTGAATTTGAAGAAGCTGGAGCTTCCTAAAATAATCTACAGCTAGAGCCTACTTCTTAAGAGTAAGGCTCTTTTTTTTGCCACCTATTTCTTTCCTATATACCCCTTGATTTTCCAATGAAAACAATCAATACTTTTAGTATCATAAGAGAGACAGAAATTTTTTCTACAGTATCCTTGTTTTTAGAAGATTTGCTTATGTGAAAAAAGGAAAATGTTACAATCTAAAAACACCTTTTAGAAAGAAGCGTACATAAATTGTGAATCCTTCCTTGAAATCAAGAGTTATTTAAGATATATTTTTTAGTGGATAAAAAGGTTATTGGAGGCCTGTGAATGACAACTCGTTACGCAGTGATTTTAGCCGCAGGACAGGGAACTAGAATGAAGTCAAAACTTTATAAAGTACTTCATCCTGTTTGTGGAAAGCCGATGGTACAGCACGTTGTAGATCAAGTAGAAAAGCTACAAGTGGATTCAATCGTAACAGTAATTGGCCACGGTTCAGAAAAAGTAAAAGCGCAGCTTGGTAATAGTGTGAATTACGTATACCAACAAGAGCAGCTTGGAACGGCACATGCAGTAATACAAGCAAAAGATCTTCTTGGAGACAAAGAAGGAGTGACACTTGTCGTTTGTGGAGATACCCCACTTATGACAAGTGAGACGATAGAGGCACTCTTTTTACACCATGAGAAAGTGGGAGCGAAGGCAACCATTTTAACGGCAAAGGCAAGTAATCCAGATGGTTATGGCAGAATTATTCGTAATCAAATGGGGGTAGTAGAAAAAATTGTTGAGCATAAGGATGCAACGGAAGCAGAAAGAAAAATAACAGAAATTAATACAGGTACCTATGTATTTGATAATGCTTTGTTATTTCAGGCTTTAAATAATGTTTCAAATGAAAATGTGCAAGGTGAATATTATTTGCCAGATGTTATTGAGATTTTGAAACAACAGGGAGAAACAGTTAGTGCGTTCCAAACAATTGATTTCAATGAAACAATTGGTGTGAATGATCGGATTGCTTTATCAGAAGCAGAATCAATTATGAGAAAGCGAATCAATGAACAGCATATGCGTAACGGCGTAACGATTATTGATCCGTTAAATACTTATATTGAAGCAGGCGTAACAATTAAAGAAGATACCGTAATATACCCAGGAAGTACGATTTCAGGAAATGCTGTAATTGGTTCAGATTGCACGATTGGGCCAAATACAGAAATAAAAAATTGTGTTGTAGGAAATAATACGGCTATCAAACAGTCTGTTGCCCATGATAGCAGCATTGGTTCTGACGTAAATATTGGACCATTTGCACATATTCGTCCAGCATCTATCATTGATGATGAAGTGAAAATCGGAAACTTTGTTGAAATTAAAAAAGCAACATTCGGAAAAGGAAGTAAAGCATCTCACTTAAGTTATATTGGAGATGCGAGCGTCGGCAGTGATGTGAATATAGGTTGTGGTACAATCACGGTTAATTATGATGGGAAAAATAAGTTTTTGACTACGATAGAAGATGGCGCATTTATTGGCTGTAATTCCAATTTAATTGCACCTGTCACAATTGGTAAAGGAGCTTATGTTGCAGCAGGCTCCACCATTACAGATGACGTTCCGTCTGAGGCACTTTCTATTGCACGTGCCCGCCAAGTTAATAAAGAGAATTATAAACGTAAATAAAAAGGTTAAACAAAGAAGAATAATTTGTAATAATAGCTATACTTCATTCTTCGTACTATTAGTGGAAAAAGACCAGTGGAGGTTCAGCATGCCAGTTAAGAATTTAGATCCAAATTTGAAGGTATTCAGTTTAAACTCTAATCCAGAATTAGCGGGGGAAATTGCCGAGTCAATTGGAGTAGAATTAGGGAAATGTTCTGTAACACGTTTTAGCGATGGAGAAATTCAAATTAATATTGAAGAGAGTATCCGTGGTTGTGACGTATATGTTATTCAGTCAACTAGTGCACCTGTTAACGAGCATATTATGGAATTATTAATCATGATTGATGCATTAAAACGTGCATCAGCTAAGACGATTAACCTAGTAATTCCTTATTATGGGTATGCTAGACAAGACAGAAAAGCAAGAGCTCGTGAACCAATTACAGCAAAATTAGTAGCTAACTTACTAGAAACTGCTGGCGCAACTCGTGTTATTACATTAGACTTGCATGCACCACAAATTCAAGGTTTCTTTGATATTCCGATTGATCACTTGATGGGTGTACCAATTCTAGGTAACTATTTCAGTCAACGTGAATTCGATGGAGAACTTGTTATTGTTTCTCCAGATCATGGCGGTGTTACAAGAGCAAGAAAGCTTGCAGAACGATTAAAGGCACCGATTGCTATTATTGATAAAAGACGACCAAAGCCAAATGTGGCGGAAGTAATGAATATTGTTGGTAATATCGAAGGGAAAATTGCTATTCTGATTGATGATATTATTGATACAGCTGGAACTATTACACTTGGTGCCAATGCTCTTGCTGAAAATGGCGCGAAAGAGGTTTATGCATGCTGTACACATCCTGTATTATCAGGACCCGCCATGGAAAGAATCAACAATTCTAAAATTAAAGAGCTAGTTGTAACAAACTCTATTGAACTGGGAGATAAGAAACTTTCTGCTAATGTTATTCAATTATCAGTAGCTGATTTATTAGGTGAGGCTATTCTTCGCGTTCACCAAGATCAGTCTGTAAGTTTCTTGTTTGATTGATAGTACTCTATATGATTACGGATAGTCGCTTGTCTTAAGGCAGGCGACTATTAGTATTATGGTTTGCTTTTTACAGAGGAAAGCAAATTCTTTATGTTTAAATATCTTCCATTTAGGGCATTTTTTATATAAGAGTGTTCATTTGAATAAATAATGGAAGGTGAAATCATGACAGCAACTTTACAGGCAAAAAAACGTACGACGGAAAAGCATTCAAACTTAACGAAATTAAGAAATGAGGGAGAAATTCCAGGTATCGTTTATGGATCAAAAGTAGAAAATACAGCGATCTCTTTAAATGAAGCGAATTTCCTAAAAACAATTCGAGAGGTTGGAAGAAATGGTGTTATTTCGTTAGATATTGACGGAGAAACCTATAATGTTGTTTTAAATGAATATGATTCTGATCCAATTAAACGCGGCATCGTACATGTGGACTTTTTAGCAGTAGATTTATCAAAAGCAATCAGTGCACCAGTAAGGGTATCTCTAGTAGGCGAAGCAGCTGGAGTAAAAGATGGAGGCGTTATGCAACAGGCTCTACATGAATTAACAGTTACAGCAAAACCTAATGATATACCGACTAGTATTGATATTGATGTAACAGATCTTCAAGTAGGAGATACGATTACTGTCGGAGATGTTAAGGGTTATGATAAAATAGAAATTAATCATGAACAAGAAGAAGTAATAGCATCCATTCTTGCACCAAGACAGGAAGAGGAAATTAGTACAGGAGAACAACAAGAAGAAGGAATGCCTGATAATGTAGAAGGCAGAGAAACAAAGCCAGATACAGCAGAAGAGTAATCCGATCCATTCAAATATATTCTCCCTGTACGTTTTTTAGAAAGAAGGTTTCTAAAAAAACATAAGCAAGAAAAGGTTTGACCGATTAGCTTTCTATTGGCCAAACCTTTTTCTTGTATGGTTTATAAGTATAGAATTAAAAGCAGGGGGATTCAAATGAAATTAATCGTAGGACTTGGAAATCCAGGTAAGCAATATGATAGAACAAGACATAATATCGGGTTTGAAGTAGTTGATTTTTTATCAAGCCATTATAATATTCCATTAGATAAAGCAAAATTCAAAGGGAATTTTGGAATGGGAAATATTGGCGGTGAAAAGATAATTTTATTAAAGCCGCTTACATATATGAATCTTTCCGGAGAATCTATTCGTCCTATTATGGACTATTACGATTTACAGCCAGAAGATTTAGTAGTTATTTATGATGATTTAGACTTGCCGGTCGGAAAGATAAGACTTCGTCAAAAAGGAAGCTCTGGCGGACATAATGGAATTAAGTCAACCATTCTTCATGTGGGGACTGAAAAATTTAATCGTATAAGAGTCGGGATTGATCGCCCGAAAAATGGAATGAAGGTTGTAGATTATGTCCTTGGGAAATTTACAAAGGAAGAGATGGATATATTAGAAGGGACTATCCAGAAATGTGCAGATGCTTGTGCACATTGGACAGAGGAACCTTTTTTGCAAGTAATGAATAAATATAATATCCAGTAAGCTATATAGGTGCATTCCAGTTGTTTTGGTTATATTTGCATTCGAATAGGTTAATACTAGCATTATATTTAATGTCTAGTAAGGAGGCCTTGGAATGGCTATACACTATCATTGCAGACATTGTGGTGTGCATATAGGGTCAATTGATGTGGAATCAGTAGAAACAAATCGATTAGGTTTTGATCATTTAACAGAAGAAGACCGCTCCGAAATGATTCAGTACCATCAAACAGGAGATGTTGAGGTAAAATCTATTTGTGAAGATTGTCAAGAATCATTATCGAAAAATCCTGGTTATTATGAAAATGATTATTTGATTCATTAAAAGCGCGCTCAAATAAAATGGCAGTTTTTAATTCGGGAAAAAGAGGATGGGACATAACTAAATAGATACTCTGTAAAGACGAACAATTTCTAATATAGCTAGTAAATAGCGGCTGCTTTCGCATACTTTTTACAAGAGGAAATATAATTAGTTGGAAAAACAGAGCAGCCGGAATACACGAAGACTCCTATGGGATTAGCGAGACAGTCTGAGACCCTGCAGGCCACAGGCCGAAGCGGCTCAGCGCGAGCCCCATGGAAAGCGAAGTGTATTCCGGCTGCGGGGAATCGCACCAAACTTCATGGAAACATCCTTTGAAAAACAAATAAAAGCCCGAACAATTATACGGAACATTCATTAGCATCTTCGTATAATTGTTCGGAATTATCCTTGGCTGGAATACTTATGTCCCAGCCTCATTTTTCCGTTGTCTGTATATATGTTTTCTTTTGTATTGCAGGAATATAGGCAAGATATCTCGTATATAACAACATTAAGAAGTATTTCTTCTTCCTTTTAGCGGAATTGCTTATATGATGTATGGAGAACTTCAAATTTTAAGATTTTTGAAAGACCTTATATACTAAGGTCTTTTATGAGGAAACAAATAGATTGCAATTATAAATCTTCATGTAAAAGAGAAACAAATTATTAGGATTGATTTAAACCTTAAAGATAAAAGGGCTAGTAGCTAGGGGTAACCATTTTACTAAATACTTGAAATAAACTAGCTCTGCACCACTTTTATGGTGCCTTTGCTTTCGAATGGGAGGGAAAATTTTTTGTTAGGGTTAAAAGATTTATTTAAACAGCAAGAAGATATACAAAACGTCATTTCTGGGTTAGATGCTGGATTACATGAGCAATTAGTTTCAGGGCTTTCTAATTCAGCACGTACTTTATATATGACTTCTATTTATGAAAGAACAAAGAAACCGTTATTAATCGTAACGCATAATTTATTGCAGGCACAAAAGCTTTATGACGATATTACCAATATAGTGGATGAAAAGGATGTTTTTCTTTATCCGGCTAATGAATTAATTGCGGCGGAAATTAGCATTGCGAGTCCTGAACTTAAGGCTCAGCGTATAGAAGTATTGAACTATTGGGCGAAGAAAAAATCGGGAATAATGATTGTACCAGTAGCAGGTTTGAGAAAGCTACTTCCTCCTAAAAAGTTATGGAAGGAAGCTCAGTTAAAGCTTGAAATTGGGCAGGATTTAGATTTAGAAGCATTTTTATTGAAACTCGTTCATATGGGGTATGTTCGCTCGGAGATGGTTGCATCACCGGGAGAATTTAGTGTGCGTGGTGGAATTTTGGATATTTATCCATTAACAGAAGAAGATCCACTTCGTATTGAATTATTTGATACAGAGATTGATTCCATTAGAGCGTTCTCACTTGAAGATCAACGCTCGAAGGAAAAGAAGGAAACCGTTAGCATTGGTCCTGCTACAGAGATTCTTTATGATGAAAAGGCGGTTAGCAACCTAATAGAAAAGCTTGAAAAGGGCTTAGCTGAAAGTTTAAAAAAAATAAAAGATGAAGCAACCAAAACATTACTAACACAAAACATCGGTAGCGAAATAGAACAGCTACGAAATGGACAGAAGCCAGAACAGATATATAAATACCTATCCATCCTTTATGGAGAACATGTCAGTTTAGTAGATTATTTACCAAATAACGGCTTTTTAATTATCGATGAAATTAGTAGAGTGCAAGAAATGAATGACACGCTTGAGAAGGAAGAAGCTGATTGGTATACGAGCTTATTAGGTGAGGGGGAAATCATTCATGGATTAACCTTATCGCAAAGTACTAATCATCTTTTACATCAAGCAAAACAACCGATTGTTTATTTATCTTTATTTTTGCGTCATGTACCAAATACTAATCCGCAAAATATAATTAATGTTTCTTGCAAACAAATGCAAAATTTCCATGGACAAATGAAT
Proteins encoded:
- the ispE gene encoding 4-(cytidine 5'-diphospho)-2-C-methyl-D-erythritol kinase, with amino-acid sequence MKLLVKAPAKINLSLDVLHKRPDGYHEVEMIMTTIDLADRIELALLDSDVIKIISLNRFVPDDQRNLAYQAAIILKEKFNVKKGVEIKIEKNIPVAAGLAGGSSDAAAVLRGLNKLWDLGLTLDELAVIGAEIGSDVSFCVYGGTALATGRGEIIKELPAPPVCWVILAKPFIGVSTADIYKRLDVETIEHPNTEKMIESISSKDYDLMCENVGNVLENVTLSLYPEVAQIKEQICKFGADAVLMSGSGPTVFGLIQHDSRMNRVYNGLRGFCDQVFAVRMIGHRHTLD
- the purR gene encoding pur operon repressor; amino-acid sequence: MKFRRSERLIDMTNYLLEHPRQLVSLSYFAEKYGSAKSSISEDLAIIKETFEQRGIGTLHTLPGAAGGVKYQVRVSEEEAKPFVEELCDLIKSPERLLPGGYLYMNDILGNTAIVQKVGKLFASAFADTDIDVVMTVATKGIPLAYAVGTYLNVPVVMVRRDSKVTEGSTVSINYVSGSTKRIQTMLLSKRSLEDGSKVLIVDDFMKAGGTINGMISLLEEFNASVAGIAVLVEAEEAEERLVDDYLSLVKLSGVDVKEKKISVENGNYFDKK
- a CDS encoding RidA family protein, with the protein product MKVVQTSNAPAAIGPYSQGIIVNNLFFSSGQIPLTAEGTLVEGDVQTQTHQVFKNLAAVLEEAGASFETVVKATVFIKNMEDFQAINEVYGEYFSTHKPARSCVEVARLPKDVLVEIEVIALCK
- the spoVG gene encoding septation regulator SpoVG translates to MEVTDVRLRRVNTDGRMRAIASITLDNEFVVHDIRVIDGNNGLFVAMPSKRTPDGEFRDIAHPINSGTRGKIQEAVLAEYHRLGELEIEFEEAGAS
- the glmU gene encoding bifunctional UDP-N-acetylglucosamine diphosphorylase/glucosamine-1-phosphate N-acetyltransferase GlmU, producing the protein MTTRYAVILAAGQGTRMKSKLYKVLHPVCGKPMVQHVVDQVEKLQVDSIVTVIGHGSEKVKAQLGNSVNYVYQQEQLGTAHAVIQAKDLLGDKEGVTLVVCGDTPLMTSETIEALFLHHEKVGAKATILTAKASNPDGYGRIIRNQMGVVEKIVEHKDATEAERKITEINTGTYVFDNALLFQALNNVSNENVQGEYYLPDVIEILKQQGETVSAFQTIDFNETIGVNDRIALSEAESIMRKRINEQHMRNGVTIIDPLNTYIEAGVTIKEDTVIYPGSTISGNAVIGSDCTIGPNTEIKNCVVGNNTAIKQSVAHDSSIGSDVNIGPFAHIRPASIIDDEVKIGNFVEIKKATFGKGSKASHLSYIGDASVGSDVNIGCGTITVNYDGKNKFLTTIEDGAFIGCNSNLIAPVTIGKGAYVAAGSTITDDVPSEALSIARARQVNKENYKRK
- a CDS encoding ribose-phosphate diphosphokinase; this translates as MPVKNLDPNLKVFSLNSNPELAGEIAESIGVELGKCSVTRFSDGEIQINIEESIRGCDVYVIQSTSAPVNEHIMELLIMIDALKRASAKTINLVIPYYGYARQDRKARAREPITAKLVANLLETAGATRVITLDLHAPQIQGFFDIPIDHLMGVPILGNYFSQREFDGELVIVSPDHGGVTRARKLAERLKAPIAIIDKRRPKPNVAEVMNIVGNIEGKIAILIDDIIDTAGTITLGANALAENGAKEVYACCTHPVLSGPAMERINNSKIKELVVTNSIELGDKKLSANVIQLSVADLLGEAILRVHQDQSVSFLFD
- a CDS encoding 50S ribosomal protein L25/general stress protein Ctc, with translation MTATLQAKKRTTEKHSNLTKLRNEGEIPGIVYGSKVENTAISLNEANFLKTIREVGRNGVISLDIDGETYNVVLNEYDSDPIKRGIVHVDFLAVDLSKAISAPVRVSLVGEAAGVKDGGVMQQALHELTVTAKPNDIPTSIDIDVTDLQVGDTITVGDVKGYDKIEINHEQEEVIASILAPRQEEEISTGEQQEEGMPDNVEGRETKPDTAEE
- the pth gene encoding aminoacyl-tRNA hydrolase, with product MKLIVGLGNPGKQYDRTRHNIGFEVVDFLSSHYNIPLDKAKFKGNFGMGNIGGEKIILLKPLTYMNLSGESIRPIMDYYDLQPEDLVVIYDDLDLPVGKIRLRQKGSSGGHNGIKSTILHVGTEKFNRIRVGIDRPKNGMKVVDYVLGKFTKEEMDILEGTIQKCADACAHWTEEPFLQVMNKYNIQ
- a CDS encoding anti-sigma-F factor Fin family protein, whose amino-acid sequence is MAIHYHCRHCGVHIGSIDVESVETNRLGFDHLTEEDRSEMIQYHQTGDVEVKSICEDCQESLSKNPGYYENDYLIH